A region from the Vicia villosa cultivar HV-30 ecotype Madison, WI linkage group LG3, Vvil1.0, whole genome shotgun sequence genome encodes:
- the LOC131658102 gene encoding uncharacterized protein LOC131658102, with protein MGLSPLQKCTSAICMLAYGSAADIVDEYVRIGESTSIECLQRFVQGVNAVFGAEFLRKPNNTDVEHLLQMGESRGFPSMLGSIDCMHWEWKNCPVAWKGQFCRGDHGKPTIMLEAVTSQDLWIWHAFFGIAGLNNDINVLNQSNVFNDILEGHAPNVQYTINGTPYNMGYYLAYDIYPEWATFVKTISMPQGEKKKLFAQHQESTRKDVERTFGVLQSRFAIIRGPTRAWHMDTLKHTIYACIILHNMIVEDERHTYGGNFDYSYDNVDDNNSTTKTFSGPHPNLATRLQRRASIREKQVHRQLQGDLVEYIWKRFGHVDDKI; from the coding sequence ATGGGTCTTTCACCATTGCAGAAATGTACATCTGCTATTTGTATGTTGGCGTATGGGTCTGCTGCTGACATTGTAGACGAATATGTTCGAATCGGTGAAAGCACTTCAATTGAGTGCTTACAAAGATTTGTTCAGGGCGTGAATGCTGTATTTGGGGCTGAGTTTTTGAGAAAGCCTAACAACACTGATGTTGAACATCTTTTACAAATGGGAGAGTCACGTGGCTTTCCAAGTATGTTGGGTTCCATTGATTGTATGCATTGGGAATGGAAAAATTGTCCTGTTGCATGGAAAGGACAGTTTTGTCGAGGTGATCATGGTAAGCCCACAATCATGCTTGAAGCAGTGACATCACAAGACTTATGGATTTGGCATGCTTTTTTTGGTATTGCAGGTTTAAACAATGACATTAATGTGCTAAACCAATCCAACGTGTTTAACGATATTTTGGAAGGACATGCTCCCAATGTGCAATATACAATCAATGGGACACCATATAATATGGGGTATTATTTAGCATATGATATATATCCTGAGTGGGCTACATTTGTCAAGACCATTTCAATGCCACagggagaaaagaaaaagttatttgctcaacatcaagaatcaaCTAGAAAAGATGTGGAGCGGACATTTGGAGTGCTTCAATCTCGATTTGCAATTATACGTGGCCCAACACGTGCCTGGCACATGGACACCCTCAAGCATACCATATATGCATGCATCATATTGCACAACATGATTGTTGAAGACGAACGACATACATATGGAGGTAATTTTGATTACTCTTATGATAATGTGGATGACAACAACTCAACAACCAAAACATTTAGTGGTCCTCATCCAAATCTTGCAACAAGACTACAAAGAAGAGCAAGTATTCGAGAAAAACAAGTTCATCGTCAACTTCAAGGAGATTTAGTCGAGTATATTTGGAAACGTTTTGGACATGTAGATGATAAAATTTAA
- the LOC131655803 gene encoding uncharacterized protein LOC131655803: MAPNRWIRPEVYPLFVPVGMAVGLCAMQLVRNITTNPEVRVTKQNRAAGILDNQSEGEKYSQHIVRKFVRGKSTEIMPSVNGFFSNPN, translated from the exons ATGGCCCCCAACAGATGGATCAGACCTGAGGTATACCCACTTTTCGTGCCAGTTGGTATGGCTGTTGGTCTCTGCGCTATGCAACTTGTTAGAAACATAACCACCAATCCTGAAGTCAG GGTCACCAAGCAGAACAGAGCTGCAGGAATTCTTGACAATCAATCCGAGGGTGAGAAATATTCACAACACATTGTCAGGAAGTTTGTCCGTGGCAAGAGTACTGAGATTATGCCGTCCGTCAACGGCTTCTTCTCCAACCCAAACTAA